Part of the Shewanella eurypsychrophilus genome is shown below.
GCTGATATAAACAAGTCAAACAAGGGGGATATGATAATCCCCCATCGAGTAAGGTATATAACAGAGAGTTTTAAACGAAAATTTATATGAGAAATAATACATGAGACAGTCTAAAGCTGGAAGTGAACGACCTCCAGCTTAGATAAAACAACGGTTAGCTTAAGAGCAATAAGAATGGCAGCACCTTGAGATTAAGCTTGCTAATAACCACATCGGCCGCTTGCTCAAGTTTAGGTTTAGCATGATAAGCAATACCGTAATCTGCCACCTCAATCATAGGGATATCGTTAGCACCATCGCCGATAGCGAGACGCTGACCATCTGGAATATTCCACTCTTTAGCACAACGAAGCACAGTGTCGGCTTTAAACTGTGCATCAACAACTTGCCCCGTCACAGTTCCCTTTAGCTTACCATTTTCGACAACCAGTTCATTGGCAAAAGCGGCATCTAACCCGAGTAACTGTTTCAAATGGCCGACAAATGGCGTAAAACCACCAGATGCCACGACTAAGCGCCAGCCATGTTTTTGTAACTCATTAACGGATTCAATCAAGCCTGGCATCAAAGGGAGCTTGTCGCACAAAGTCTGAATAATGCTCGCGTCAGCACCTTGCAGTTTAGCAACACGTGCTCGCAGACTCTCTTCAAAGTCCAATTCACCTTGCATCGCTCGCTCCGTCACCTCGGCAACCGCTTCACCCACGCCAGCCATCACCGCCAGTTCATCAATACACTCTATTTCAATGGCGGTAGAGTCCATATCCATCACAAGTAAACCTGGCTCATTAAGCTTGGCTTGTGTATTGGAGATAGAAAACGTTTCAACACCGCTAACAGAAGAGATAACTTGCAGTTGCGTCAGGCTAAACGGCACGTCAGCACATAACTCAACACAATATAGGCCTGAGTCACGCTCAATAATCGCCAAGCTTAAATCCAGTTCTAGCCTGCCTATCGCGGCTGACAGCTCAGCCTCTTGCACCTTATCTTCATAAACACAACGTAGGCGCGACACGCAATCTGGTGCCAGCGTTTCGTGGTGTTTCGACAAAGTCTTACTTTGGTATTGAAAACGGCTATTTTCACCATTTGATAACCATGAGAACAACAAGGTATGACTCAGACTTTCCATTAGTAATGCTTCTCCAACTACCGGGCAAGACGATAATCAATTATGATTAGCTAAACCCTTCAAAAATTCAGGTATATAGTGTTTTTTCTTAAAGGTCTGAAAAAGAGCCATAGAATTAGCAGGCTAGTGCAGATGGCAATTGCGATCACCTTAGCTGTGGGTCTTATCCAATTATGGGAAACTAGCCTACTACAAGGACAGCAGCTTCTAAAGTCCCAAACACAAAAGATGGCCAGATTACTGGTTCAACAAACGGCATATGGCGCTGCACCTGCGCTACAACTGCAAAATGATGAGCAACTTCAATGGCTCGCCAGTGCATTAGTGTTAGACCCTAAAGTGATGTCCGCAAGCATATTCAGTGAAGACGGCCAACGACTCGCTTTTGCTCAAAGTGTATCAGATGAAGAGTTGGAGCCAGAATCTGAGGAGCTAGAGGCACTGCTGGAACGTTATCCGCCGTATGTAGAAGCGGTGAGCCAAGATGGTAATAACTTAGGTTTTATTGAAGTTAGGCTAGAGCCAAGACTGTTTTTTAATGAAATAAAAGAAGCTCATCAAATCCATATGGAGCAACAGCAGATGATGTTAATCATCGCCGGATTGATAGGTTTACTTTTGTCGCGATCCCTTTCATTTAAACGCGCCGACTTTGATCGACGTAAGACACGTGCAAAGCTAAGAAAGAAACCGAAGAAGTTAAAGAAAACCTAGTTCCTAGGTTCTAGAATCTCGGGGCTGAAGCCCCTCCTACACAGACACAAAA
Proteins encoded:
- the serB gene encoding phosphoserine phosphatase SerB; this encodes MESLSHTLLFSWLSNGENSRFQYQSKTLSKHHETLAPDCVSRLRCVYEDKVQEAELSAAIGRLELDLSLAIIERDSGLYCVELCADVPFSLTQLQVISSVSGVETFSISNTQAKLNEPGLLVMDMDSTAIEIECIDELAVMAGVGEAVAEVTERAMQGELDFEESLRARVAKLQGADASIIQTLCDKLPLMPGLIESVNELQKHGWRLVVASGGFTPFVGHLKQLLGLDAAFANELVVENGKLKGTVTGQVVDAQFKADTVLRCAKEWNIPDGQRLAIGDGANDIPMIEVADYGIAYHAKPKLEQAADVVISKLNLKVLPFLLLLS
- a CDS encoding AhpA/YtjB family protein, with the protein product MFFLKGLKKSHRISRLVQMAIAITLAVGLIQLWETSLLQGQQLLKSQTQKMARLLVQQTAYGAAPALQLQNDEQLQWLASALVLDPKVMSASIFSEDGQRLAFAQSVSDEELEPESEELEALLERYPPYVEAVSQDGNNLGFIEVRLEPRLFFNEIKEAHQIHMEQQQMMLIIAGLIGLLLSRSLSFKRADFDRRKTRAKLRKKPKKLKKT